The following proteins come from a genomic window of Microbacterium sulfonylureivorans:
- the cysK gene encoding cysteine synthase A, whose amino-acid sequence MTGIHPDITSAFGNTPLVRLNRIAEGLGGNVLAKLEFYNPASSVKDRLGIAIVDAAEASGQLQPGGTIVEATSGNTGIALAMVGAARGYRVVLAMPSSMSIERRLLLKGYGAELVLTDPAGGMKGAVAKAEELVAEIPGAVLAKQFENEANPAIHRKTTAEEILRDTDGAVDYFVAGIGTGGTITGVGQVLKERVPGAKVVAVEPADSPLLTKGTPGPHKIQGIGPNFVPAILDQGVIDEVFDVEFSDAIDTARAVGVKDGILVGISSGAAIWAALQIAARPEAEGKNIVVIIPSFGERYLSTALYENLRED is encoded by the coding sequence ATGACCGGCATCCACCCCGACATCACCTCCGCCTTCGGGAACACCCCGCTGGTGCGCCTCAACCGCATCGCGGAGGGCCTCGGCGGGAATGTGCTCGCGAAGCTCGAGTTCTACAACCCGGCCTCGAGCGTCAAGGACCGCCTCGGCATCGCCATCGTCGACGCGGCCGAGGCATCCGGCCAGCTCCAGCCCGGCGGCACGATCGTCGAGGCCACGAGCGGCAACACCGGCATCGCCCTCGCCATGGTCGGCGCGGCACGCGGCTACCGCGTCGTGCTGGCGATGCCCTCGTCGATGTCGATCGAGCGCCGGCTGCTGCTCAAGGGCTACGGCGCCGAACTGGTGCTCACCGATCCCGCCGGCGGGATGAAGGGCGCTGTGGCCAAGGCCGAGGAGCTCGTCGCCGAGATCCCCGGCGCCGTGCTCGCGAAGCAGTTCGAGAACGAGGCCAACCCGGCGATCCACCGCAAGACCACCGCCGAGGAGATCCTCCGCGACACCGACGGCGCCGTCGACTACTTCGTGGCCGGCATCGGCACCGGCGGCACCATCACCGGCGTCGGCCAGGTGCTCAAGGAGCGCGTCCCCGGCGCGAAGGTCGTCGCCGTCGAGCCGGCCGACTCGCCCCTCCTCACCAAGGGCACGCCCGGCCCTCACAAGATCCAGGGCATCGGCCCGAACTTCGTCCCCGCGATCCTCGACCAGGGTGTCATCGACGAGGTCTTCGACGTCGAGTTCTCCGACGCGATCGACACCGCCCGCGCCGTGGGCGTGAAGGACGGCATCCTCGTCGGAATCTCGTCGGGCGCCGCGATCTGGGCGGCGCTGCAGATCGCCGCGCGGCCCGAAGCCGAGGGCAAGAACATCGTCGTGATCATCCCCTCGTTCGGCGAGCGGTACCTCTCGACGGCGCTGTACGAGAACCTGCGAGAGGATTGA
- the prmC gene encoding peptide chain release factor N(5)-glutamine methyltransferase, with product MASPEHPPTVAAVLRHAVARLAEAGVPDPDVDAELLAAFVLGTGRGGVQAAAVRGDAVDPASAARLDALVARRATREPLQHITGSAPFRHLELRVGPGVFVPRPETEMVAQLAIDALAAAASPSPIAVDLGTGSGAIALAMATEVPHARVFAAENSVDAFVWTKENFARIGADNARLAFIDLEHAFPELDGTVSVVASNPPYVPDAAIPRDPEVRLFDPPAALYGGEDGLNVVRVLSGVGLRLAHPGGTIVIEHGEWQGEAIRAILAADGWRAASTHPDLTMRDRATTALRP from the coding sequence ATGGCTTCACCCGAACATCCCCCCACCGTCGCCGCCGTCCTGCGGCATGCCGTCGCGCGCCTCGCCGAGGCCGGCGTGCCCGATCCCGACGTCGACGCCGAGCTTCTGGCCGCCTTCGTGCTCGGCACCGGGCGCGGGGGAGTGCAGGCGGCCGCGGTGCGCGGCGACGCCGTCGACCCGGCATCCGCGGCCCGTCTCGATGCGCTGGTCGCACGTCGTGCGACGCGCGAGCCGCTGCAGCACATCACCGGCTCCGCCCCGTTCCGCCACCTCGAGCTTCGCGTCGGACCGGGGGTGTTCGTGCCCAGGCCCGAGACCGAGATGGTCGCGCAGCTGGCGATCGATGCGCTCGCGGCCGCGGCATCCCCGTCCCCGATCGCTGTGGACCTCGGCACCGGAAGCGGCGCGATCGCGCTGGCGATGGCGACCGAGGTTCCGCACGCTCGGGTGTTCGCCGCGGAGAACTCCGTCGACGCGTTCGTGTGGACGAAGGAGAACTTCGCGCGGATCGGCGCCGACAACGCCCGGCTCGCGTTCATCGACCTCGAGCACGCCTTCCCCGAGCTCGACGGCACCGTGTCGGTCGTCGCCTCCAACCCGCCGTACGTTCCGGATGCCGCGATCCCGCGCGATCCCGAAGTGCGACTGTTCGATCCTCCCGCCGCGCTGTACGGGGGAGAGGACGGCCTCAACGTCGTCCGCGTCCTGAGCGGCGTCGGGCTGCGACTGGCCCATCCGGGCGGCACGATCGTCATCGAGCACGGCGAGTGGCAGGGGGAGGCGATCCGCGCGATCCTGGCCGCCGACGGCTGGCGTGCGGCATCCACCCACCCGGATCTCACGATGCGCGACCGCGCCACCACCGCGCTGCGTCCCTGA